The DNA sequence ACGGCATTGTGCTCAAGGGCAAAGCCGACAAGCCGCTCTGGATCTTTGTGGACGACGACAATGTCTACTTCAACGACGCTTCGGACCTGTGGGGCAAAGGTACCTTCGAGACAGAGGAAGCCATTCGAGCCAAGGTCGGCGATGAGCGAGTTCGCTCCTGCACCATTGGCCCGGCGGGTGAGCGCCTCGTCCGCTTTGCCAACCTCACCAATGACCGCGGTCGCCAGGCCGGACGAACCGGCCTCGGTGCAGTGATGGGCTCCAAGCTCATCAAAGCCCTGGCAATCCGCGGCACTCGTTCGGTCAAGGTGGCTGACCCGGTCAACCTGATGGCGGCCTGCAACAAGCTGAGTGAGGTAGCGCAGAGCACCAAGACAGAAAAGTACCGCATTCTCGGCACCCCCTCCAACGTACTCAACATGAACCGGCTCGGCGTTCTGCCCACTCGCAACTATCAGAACGGCGAGTTCGAAGGGGCAGAGAAGGTCAGCGGCGAGTATATGAAGGCCCACTACACCGAGAAGGCAGTAGCCTGCTATGGCTGCCCGATCGGTTGTGAACAGATCGCGCACGTCAAGCAGGGTCCTTTCGCCGGTGCGCGCACCTCCATCGATTATGAATCCCTGTTCGCCTTTGGTCCCAACTGTGGCATCGATGATATCGAGGCGGTCATCGCTGCCATCGATCGCTGCGACTCTTACGGCATGGATACCATGAGCACGGGCGTGACCATCTCGTGGGCCATGGAGTGCTTCCAGCGTGGGATCTTGACCAAGGAAGACTTTGGCGGCGTCGAGCCCACCTGGGGCAACAGCCAGGCCGTGGTCGACCTGGTCAAGAAAATCGCCTATCGCGAAGGCATTGGCGCCCTGCTGGCTGAGGGCACCAAGAGGGCCGCGGCCAAGGTCGGCAAGGGTTCTGAGCACTTTGCCATGAACGTCAAGGGCCTCGAGGCGGCTGGCTACGATGCGCGCGGCTTTCAGACCTTTGCTCTGGGTTGCGCAGTTGGCACACGAGGG is a window from the Chloroflexi bacterium ADurb.Bin180 genome containing:
- the ydhV_10 gene encoding putative oxidoreductase YdhV → MYWGKILHIDVSKRKTHIQRVNEAWLKTYVGGVAMAARLAYDNIPKGADPLGPDNALCFANSAFAGTIVPVGTKYGVAAKSPLTGFLGDCLAGSYFSASMKRAGYDGIVLKGKADKPLWIFVDDDNVYFNDASDLWGKGTFETEEAIRAKVGDERVRSCTIGPAGERLVRFANLTNDRGRQAGRTGLGAVMGSKLIKALAIRGTRSVKVADPVNLMAACNKLSEVAQSTKTEKYRILGTPSNVLNMNRLGVLPTRNYQNGEFEGAEKVSGEYMKAHYTEKAVACYGCPIGCEQIAHVKQGPFAGARTSIDYESLFAFGPNCGIDDIEAVIAAIDRCDSYGMDTMSTGVTISWAMECFQRGILTKEDFGGVEPTWGNSQAVVDLVKKIAYREGIGALLAEGTKRAAAKVGKGSEHFAMNVKGLEAAGYDARGFQTFALGCAVGTRGPCHNRSLAYEADAKGTVDRLTGGPERGAIAAEAENFAGVLDIMMLCKFIRNCFTDLWSEVPALYTYVTGIAFTKEDVKAVAERSWNLKKAFNIREGWTKADDWLPGRWLKDPMPSGGSKGAYVKEDQLRTMINAYYEARGWTKEGLIPKEKLNALGLDDIAKEIGA